The Couchioplanes caeruleus sequence GCGGCCGGCACGGAGACACCCCTGGTGGGCGACTTCAACGGCGACGGGCGCGACGACATCGCCACCTTCACCAAGGGCGCCGCCGCGGACGTCTACGTCGCCCTGTCCACCGGATCATCGTTCGTCGGCACCGGGGTCAAATGGCACAACTACTTCGCGGCGGGTACGGAAACACCCGCCGTCGGCGACTTCAACGGCGACGGCCGCGACGACATCGCCACCTTCACCCGCGGCACCGCCGCCGACGTCTACGTCGCCCTGTCGAACGGATCCTCCTTCATCGGTACGGGATGGAAGTGGCACAACTACTTCGCCGTGGGCAGTGAGATCCCGGCAGTAGGCGACTTCAACGGCGACGGCCGCGACGACATCGCCACCTTCACCCGCGGCACCGCCGCCGACGTCTACGTCGCCACCTCGAACGGCTCGTCCTTCCTCGGCACCGGATGGAAGTGGCACAACTACTTCGCCGTCGGCACCGAACTGCCGTCGGTCGGGGACTTCAACAATGACGGCCGCGACGACATCGTGACCTTCACCCGGGGTGCGGCCGCCGACGTCTACGTCGCCACCTCGAACGGCTCGTCCTTCCTCGGCACCGGATGGAAGTGGCACAACTACTTCGCCGTCGGCACCGAGATCCCGGGCACGGGCGACTTCAACAATGACGGCCGGGTCGACATCGCGACGTTCACCCGGGGTGCGGCCGCCGACGTCTACGTCGCCACCTCGAACGGCTCGTCCTTCCTCGGCACCGGATGGAAGTGGCACAACTACTTCGCCGTGGGCAGCGAGCTGCCGCAGCCCGGAATTCTCTGGTGACCTTCGACTCGAGCAACCGGGCCGGAATGCGGATGTGCCGCTCCGCATTCCGGCCCGGAGTCGCAGGCGAACCACGCGAGCGAAGCACTCAGGCGGACCGCCCGGTCGATCCGGCCGCCCGCCCACGCCGGGCCACCGGAGCGCCCACACCCTGGGAACGCCACGGCCGGCGGGAAAACCTATTCCTTCACCATTCACGTGCCCCTCCGGCGGAGACTCCGATGTCACGCCGGAGGGCCGTTTGCTCGAGGAAGAAGCCGTGGAAGATCAGACCTGTGGAAGGTCGGGTGGCGGCGTACCGTCAGTATGCCGAGCCCTTCAAGAACGAAGAAAGGGCGCGGCGCAGATCCATCGTGAACTTTCCATTTCGACGATGACGCCGCCGGATCACCGCTGCCGGTATGCCGTCAGCTTCCGTCCTCTGCCGGCCCACGCTGCATCGCGCTGATCTCGTTGACGATCCGGGCCAGCGAACGGCGCGTCGCATCGTCCATGTACAACGCTCGCAACGCGATGTCGCGGACGGCCGAGTCGCGCAGCGCGGCGGCGAGGGCGAGCTGCGAGTTGACGTCGTCGACCACCTGATCGTCGAAGAAGTACGACACCGGCACCCCGAAGAATGCGGCCAGGGCCTCGAGGTGGCGCTTGGTGGGGTTGTCCCGCTGGCCGGTTCTCAACTGCCAGACGTACGTCTTGGAGAACGTGCCGACGGTCAGCGCCTCGCAGCCGCGGGCGACCTCCTCATAGCTGTACTCACGACCTTTCGGCTGCACCGCCTTGAACAAGTGGTCGATGCGCCGCGCCAGAGAACCGTCCTTCGTCTCGGTCACGGCCGTCGCCGGCGTTCGCTGTTGTGGACGGGTGCCATGCTGGTCACCGTACCATCACATTGACAGGCATCAGTAACCCACTATCGTGGAGGTTGCCCGTCAACTGAGATGGACGGGGCCGGTCGGTATCGGCAGCACGGGGGTGCCCGATGCCGACCGGGCATCGGGCCCTGGCCTTCCCGTCACCCACGTCGTATAGTTCGTTCTCGATGTAGCCGACTCCTTCCCCCGTGGGAGCCGGCTACATCACCAAAAACCGCGCAACGCTTTTCACCCGCACTCGACAGCACCACCATCGACGCGCGAGACCCTGGGGAAGAGGCTCGGTCGGATGGTTCTCCCGCCTCGGCGCCTGAAGGCCTTCTGGGAGTTCAGGACGCTTCGGCAACGGTGTCGGCGCCGGCTGACCGCCCTCGAGCTCCCGGCGGCGCCGAGCATGGCGGCGCTCTGCGAGCAGCTCGGGCAGCGACGCAACCGGCCGATCTACCTGATGGCGATGCCCGCGCAGGACGCGCAGCCGTGCGGAGTCTGGCTTTCGCTGACCGACGCCGATGTGATCGCGTACGAGGCCGGCACCAACTCCCTGCACCAGGACCACATCATCGCGCACGAGCTGGCGCATCTCATCTGCGGCCACTCCATGTTGGACGACTCCGGTCCGCTCGACACGCGCCGGCTCTTTCCCGATCTGGACCCCGCACTGGTCCGCGCCCTGCTGCAACGCGGCCACTACTCCGACGGCCAGGAGCAGGAGGCCGAGATCATGGCCTCGCTGCTGCTGAGCCGGGCCCGCCGCAGCATGGTCCTGCCGGGCGGCACCGAGCTCACCACCCGACTGGCGCAGGCGCTTCTGCCGCCGCAAAGACGAGGACACCGCACCGATGCATGACCTGATCTACGGAATCGGCGCACTGGCCGGCTGGATCGCATTCGCGTACAAACTGAGTCACCTGCGGCAGGACTGGCACAATCCGGGATTGCGTACGATCACCGCGGCGTTCGGATTCTCCGCCCTGGCCTTCACGCTCAATGTCGGCATCATCTATCAGCCGATCGACGCCGCTCTGGGCGTACCCAATCTGACGAAGTTGTTCATTCACTCGAGCATGGTGATCTTCAGCATGCTCATCCTGCAGATGCTCGGCTACTGGCGCTATCCCGTGCTGCGGGCCCGGCGGCGCGCCCGCGTCTATCTGGTACTCGGCCTCATCGTCGTCGGGGCGATGTCGGCCCTCATTCTCGTCGCGCCCATCCACGATCGGTACACCATCCACTTCTGGAAGACCCATGCGGGACAGACCACGATGCTCTGGTACCTGACGATCTTCCTGACCTCGCTGAGCGTGGCCCTGATCGCGATCGCGTACCGTGCCTGGCGTTTCGCGGCCCTGACCCGGCAGCTTCCCTGGCTGCGCCGCGGGTTGCGGCTCACGGCGCTCGGCGCCGTGCTGAGCTTCGGCTATTGCGCCTGCCGCGGCGGTTTCCTCGTGCTGCTGCTCGCCGCCGACATCCGGATCGATCCGCTCGTGGACGTCGCGATGCCGTTCGCCACCGCCGGGCAGATCGTCTTCTTCACCGGGCTGACCATGCCGAGCTGGGGCCCGCGTACGGGACTCGACCAGCTCGCCGCCTACCGAGCGCTGGAACCGCTGTGGTCGGCGCTGCACCGGGCGTTCCCGCAGATCGCCCTGCACTCGTCCGCCGACGGTGAGTCCACCCTGGGCGGCGTCGATTACCGCCTCTACCGGCGTATGGTCGAGATCTGGGACGGGCAGCTCGCGTTGCGGCCGTATCGTAGCGGCGCACCGTCGTCCGCGCAGGAGGAGGCGGAGGCGATCCTGGACGCGTTGCACAGGCGGCGGGACGGCCACCCGGCGCCCGCCGCGGCCGTCGATCACCGGCCGGCCCCCCGGGACCACGAACTCGAGTGGCTAGTGGACGTGAGCCGGTCGTTCGCCGACCTGACCCCGGCCCGGGAACTGGATCGTGCCTGAGACCACGCCCGAGCGCCCGCGCGTCTCCTCCGGCGCGGTCTTCTCCGACGACGACGGCCGGATCCTGCTCGTCGATCCGACGTACAAACATTTCTGGAATCTGCCGGGCGGCGCGGTCGACGCCGGCGAGACCCCCCGGCAGGCCTGCATCCGGGAGGTGCGCGAGGAGCTGGGGCTGAGCGCGCCGATCGGTGCACTGCTCGTGGCCGCCTGGACTCCCGTGAAGCTCTACTTCGTCTTCGATGGCGGCACGCTCACGGCCCCGCAGCGGGAGGCGATCGTGCTGAGCCCGGACGAGCTCGCCGCCCACGCGTTCGTCGGCGAGGAGCAGGCGAAGTCCATGCTCGCGCCCGCGCTGTGGCCGCTGATGACCGAGATCCTCCAGGCCCGCGCGGGCGGCACGACCCGCTACGTCGAGCTGCCCTGACCCGCCCGTCCCCACCGAACGGCAGTCCACACCTGCCGTAATGGCCAGCCGGCATCGTCCGAAAGGCCCGTTAGCGCCAGCGAGCTTCCGATTCGCCGAACCGCCGCAGGCATCCGGCCTACGCTCCGTGGTAGCCCGCCTCCTCTCCTTCAGAGATGCCAGCGCGCGCCCAGTCACAGACCAACTCTGCACACGATGCCGCGAACGCGGCGTCCGCAAGCCATGCCCGGAAACATCGTTGGAAGGAACATCATGACCAAGGTACGTACGTCCCTGTGCCGCAGGATCCTCGTCGCGGCAGCCGCGGCGACGGTCGGCTTCCCGCTGTTCATCGCCCCGGCCCACGCGGCACCGACACCGCAGGCCCAAGCCGCGCTCGCCCCCACCGGCGCCGCGGCCGTCTCGGTGGCACGCAACAGCAACGGACGTCTGGAAGCCTTCGTCCGAGGCACCGACCAGGGACTATGGCGACAACGCCAGACCGGCGCGGGTAGCGCCACCTGGTCCGGCTGGTCGAGCCTCGGCGGCGGCCTCGCCGGTGCACCCCGCTCCGCCGCCAACGCCAACGGCCGGCTCCAGGTCTTCGCCCGCGGCACCGACAACGCCCTGTGGTACCGGCGTCAGGTGGTGGCCGGCAGCGCCGCGTACACGGGCTGGACCAGCCTGGGCGGCGGACTGACCAGCGACCCGACGGTGGTCCGTGACGCCCTCGGCCGGCTGGTGGTCTTCGTCGAAGGCACCGACCAGGCCCTGTGGATGCGGCGACAGGCGACGGCCGGCAGCGGCACGTTCACCGCGTGGAGCAGCCTCGGCGGCACCATGAACGGCGAGACGAGCGCGGCGCTGGACCGGTTCGGCCGCCTGCAGGTCTTCGTCCGTGGCACCGACAACGCCCTGTGGACCCGCCGGCAGGTCTTCGCCGGCAGCAACGCCTGGATGGCCTGGACCAGCCTCGGCGGCGGTCTCACCAGCGACACGGCGGTCTCCCTCGACGCCGCCAACCGCCTGCAGGTCTTCACCCGCGGCACCGACAACGCCCTCTGGACCCGCCGGCAGACGTTCGCGGGAAGCGGCTCCTGGACCGGCTGGGCCAGCCTCGGCGGCGGCCTTTCCAGCAACCCCGCGGTCTGGCGCAACACCAACGGCCGCCTGCAGGTCTTCGTCCGCGGCACCGACAACGCCCTGTGGTACCGCTACCAGAGCGGAGGCGGCAGTTGGAACCCGTGGACCAGCCTCGGCGGTGGACTGACCAATGAGCTGGCCGGCGCGCTCAACAGCAACGGCCGCCTGCAGGTCTTCGT is a genomic window containing:
- a CDS encoding FG-GAP repeat domain-containing protein; the encoded protein is MFSATRLVILPAVAAVTLIVQLPATSASAAPPVGGGFSGVAGDFNGDGRDDIVTFTRGTAADVYVALSNGSSFIGTGWKWHNYFAAGTETPLVGDFNGDGRDDIATFTKGAAADVYVALSTGSSFVGTGVKWHNYFAAGTETPAVGDFNGDGRDDIATFTRGTAADVYVALSNGSSFIGTGWKWHNYFAVGSEIPAVGDFNGDGRDDIATFTRGTAADVYVATSNGSSFLGTGWKWHNYFAVGTELPSVGDFNNDGRDDIVTFTRGAAADVYVATSNGSSFLGTGWKWHNYFAVGTEIPGTGDFNNDGRVDIATFTRGAAADVYVATSNGSSFLGTGWKWHNYFAVGSELPQPGILW
- a CDS encoding helix-turn-helix domain-containing protein — encoded protein: MTETKDGSLARRIDHLFKAVQPKGREYSYEEVARGCEALTVGTFSKTYVWQLRTGQRDNPTKRHLEALAAFFGVPVSYFFDDQVVDDVNSQLALAAALRDSAVRDIALRALYMDDATRRSLARIVNEISAMQRGPAEDGS
- a CDS encoding MAB_1171c family putative transporter, which translates into the protein MHDLIYGIGALAGWIAFAYKLSHLRQDWHNPGLRTITAAFGFSALAFTLNVGIIYQPIDAALGVPNLTKLFIHSSMVIFSMLILQMLGYWRYPVLRARRRARVYLVLGLIVVGAMSALILVAPIHDRYTIHFWKTHAGQTTMLWYLTIFLTSLSVALIAIAYRAWRFAALTRQLPWLRRGLRLTALGAVLSFGYCACRGGFLVLLLAADIRIDPLVDVAMPFATAGQIVFFTGLTMPSWGPRTGLDQLAAYRALEPLWSALHRAFPQIALHSSADGESTLGGVDYRLYRRMVEIWDGQLALRPYRSGAPSSAQEEAEAILDALHRRRDGHPAPAAAVDHRPAPRDHELEWLVDVSRSFADLTPARELDRA
- a CDS encoding NUDIX domain-containing protein; this encodes MPETTPERPRVSSGAVFSDDDGRILLVDPTYKHFWNLPGGAVDAGETPRQACIREVREELGLSAPIGALLVAAWTPVKLYFVFDGGTLTAPQREAIVLSPDELAAHAFVGEEQAKSMLAPALWPLMTEILQARAGGTTRYVELP